GGGCCCCACCGCCGATGGCCGCCTCAAGCCCGACGTGGTGGGCCCGGGGGAGCGGATCCTCTCGTGCCGCAGCAGCAGCGACCCTAAGCGGACCCCCAGCCGCGACAAGGGCAAGAGCCTCGATGAGCTCTATGTGGCCCTCTCCGGCACCAGTATGGCGGCGCCCCACATCTCCGGGCTGCTGGCCGCCTTCCTGTCGGTGCGGACCGAATTCATCGGCTATCCCGATCGGGTGAAGCGGATCCTGCTCGAGCACTGCACCGACCTGCAACGGGACCGTTACCACCAGGGGGCTGGCCTGCCGAATCTGTCGAAGATGTTGTTGGAGACGTGAGCAGGAGATTCGGGGAGCTACTGAGATCTCCCTGCTCGCTGCGGGAACCCTGACACTGGCAATCAAACCTCGATCGCCGGCATCCCACCCTCGGTGTGCTGCTGACCCCAGAGCGCCAGGCAGTGCCGATTCGAGCTGCTGGTGATGTCATTGGTCAGCATGGAGTTCAGCCTGGCTGGGATCGCCTGAAAGCTGTGAAATCCAGGCCGCACTGAACGCCATCCCTGCGAGGGAAAGCCGCACACAATAGCTTAAGCGGCTTCTGCACACGCTCTTATGCCTGGCCATGGCCTGCTTCATCGCCCCTCAAGGTGCATGGGGCTTCGCTGCACGAGACTGTGTCAAAATCACACCCATTCAAAAGCATCGGAGCCGTGAATGCTTGCCCCCCCCGCCCCAGCCGATGAACAGGAGCGCCTTTCCCAGCTCAGGTCACTAGGCATCCTGGACACTCCACCGGAGGAGCGTTTCGATCGCGTGACGCGCATGGCTCGCCGCATCTTCGACGTGCCGATCGCCCTGGTGTCACTGGTTGATGAAAATCGGCAATGGTTCAAGGCCTGCTTCGGCCTCGAAGTTCGTGAAACCGAGCGGCGGATCTCCTTCTGTGGGCACACGATTCTGAACAAGGAGGCGCTTGTCATCGAGGACACATGGAAGGATGTCCGTTTCGCGGACAACCCACTGGTGACAGGAGCGCCGAATATCCGCTTTTATGCGGGTCACCCCTTGCATACCCTCGGCGGCCAGGCGGTGGGAACGCTGTGCATCATCGATCGTGAGCCCCGCAGGTTCGATCAGGACGACCTTGCGATGTTGTCGGACATGGCCGGGCTGGTGGAGCGAGAGATCATGGCCGTCCAACTGGCCATTTGTGACGAGCTGACACGAATCTCGAATCGCTGCGGATTCTTGACACTGGGCAAGTACAGCCTGGACCTATGCAGGCGGCAACTCTTCCCAGCCATGATGATCTTCTTCGATCTGGACAGGTTCAAGTCCATCAACGATAACTACGGTCACGCAGAGGGCGATCGTGCGTTGAAGCTCTTTGCGGAGCAGATGAGAGAGTCGTTCCGCACGTCGGATCTTTTTGCTCGGCTAGGAGGCGACGAATTCGTCGCCTTGCTGACCAATATGAATCTCGATGCAATCCATGCTCTCATCTCACGATTTGACGCCGCACTTCAGGAACGTTGCACCAGTCTCGGCCTGCCTTATTCCATAGACTTCTCCTATGGCACAGTGGCCTTTGAACCGTTCAAGCATTCCTGTGTCGAAGACATGCTGATGGACGCCGATCGTGCCATGTACACAGACAAGTTCTCGAAGCCGCGTTGTTCCGCAGGTGTCCCTTCGGGCGGCTGAGTGACGAACCGTTCGAGGAGCAGGACCTCCCGGAACGGGGTGGGCCGGAAACCTCGCCGGCAGCCAAGGATCCCTGCTCGGCCCGGCTCTCGCCTTGCAGCAGCCCGTCAAGACCACAGAGCCTGGAGATCGGACCTCCGCGCCATGGGATGGCCCCTCGATGCGGTGGACCCCTACCGCCGCTGGATGGTCGGCGCGTCCATGACGGCCGTCGTCCCCGAAACCACGGTGAAACCGGACGCCGTTCCGCGGCTCTTGGATCGCTCAGGAACGGAAGGCAGCCGCTAGTGGGATCTCAACCGGCCTCCGTTTCCACCGAGGCCATGGCGGGGCGTCCGGCCAGCACCCGCCGCAACCGCTCGCGGAACCATTGCAGGGGGTGGCCCATGTCGGCGTCCTCGAGCAGGCCGCGCTGGCGCAGGCAATCCTCGTAGCTGCGCAGCACGTCGCTGCGGCGGGCCACCTCACGGGCGACGGTGTCGGCGAATTCGGGCCGTGAGGCCAGCAGGGCGCGGAAGCTGCCACTGGGAACGACGAATAGCGTCGTGTCCTCGGCCGCCACCATCGTGGTGGGGTAGGGCACCTGCAGCAGCAGCGGCAGTTCGCCGAAGAACTCCCCGGCCGTGAAGGTGAACAGCTTGCGGCTCACCCGGTCGGTTTCGTGGATCGCATCCACCGCGCCGCTCAGCACCAGGTGGAAGGAGCGGCCTTCCTCCCCCTGCCGCACCAGCACCGTGCCGGCGGGCACCAGACGGCGGGCGCCGCTGCCCACCAGTTCCCGCAGGCGCCGATCGTCCATGCTGCTGTAGCAGGGATGGTCGGGCAGGGACGTCCGCAGGGGGCGCCAGTCCGGGCCGGCTCCGTCCTCTTCCCCGGCGCGACGGGAGGAGAGCAGCTGGATCTGCTGGCGGGACCCGGCCAGTTCGATGCGGCGCTCGCGCAGGCCCTGCTCGATCGCGTAATTCAGCGAGCTGCGCAGGCTGAGGCTGGCGTGGATCGCCGAGGTCCAGGCCCATAGCTCGAACGCCATCCCCTGGCCCTGGAGCCCGTGCAGCAGCACCTTCGGCGGCGGATCGGCCAGCACCGTCGGTTCGGCCAGGGCCGCCTCCAACAGCACCTCGGTCACGGCCAGGGGGTCACTGCCGTGGGCCACCGTCACCTCCACATCCACCCGGCCATCGGAGCTCAGGTAGCTGAGGTTCTTCACCGGCGCATTGGTGATGGCCGAATTGGGCACCACGATCTCGGCGCCCTGGAAGGTGCGGATCACGGTGGAGCGGATCGAGATCTCACGGATGAAGCCGCTGGTGTCGCCGAACTCGATCTGATCACCCACCTTCAGCTTCCCCTCCATCAGAAGGGTGAGGCCACTGGTGAGGTTGCGGGTGAGCTCCTGCAGGCCGAAGCCGATCCCCACCCCCAGGGCCCCGAAGATCACGGCGAGGGCGCCGATGTCGAGCCCCATCCCCTGGGCCACCACCACATAGCCCAGCGCCGCCAGCCCCATCGAGAAGAGGGTGGCCACCGCCTCGCGCCGCCCCTCGGGCAGGGAGAACCAGCGCAGCACCCGTCCGGCCAGCAACCGCTTCAGCCAGCGCGCCGCCAGGCTCACAGCCAGCAGCAGCAGCAGCACCTCCACGACCCAGAGCAGGGAGAAGCTCTGGCGACCCAGCGGCAGCAGCGGGGCGGTGAACAGCTTCTGAAGGCGCTCGAGATCCACCCGTTGTGCTCCGCCGTTGCTCCCTTCTAGCCCGGAGAGACCGCACCCGCTGCTCACCCAAACTGGTCAGAAGGCGCGGATGATTTAGGGCCATGGCATCAGCTCTGCCCTCCATGGGTGTGCTCGGGCCCGCCGCCGTGGGGACCCTGCTGGCGGTGTTTGCCGACGCCTTCGAGGATCCCGAGAGATACCTCAAGCGACAGCCTTCGGATCCTTGCCTGCACGATCTGCTGAGCAGTGAGATGTTCCTGGCGATCGTCTCCGTGGCCGGGACGCGGGTGGTGGCTGGACTGACGGGCTACGTGCTGCCGAAGTTCGAGCAGGCCCACCGCGACGACGGGCCCGCCATCGCCCTGTCCTCAAGGCCGGGTGTCAGGGAGGATGGGCTCCACGTCGACATCGCCCCAGCCGGAGCGGGTCCATGAAACTGATGGTGGTGGGCGCCAGCCGCGGACTTGGCCGTGCCTTTGTCGAGGGTCTGGGCAGCGCCGGCGACACGGTGATCGGCGTCTCGCGGCGACGGCCCGATGGCTTGAGGCTGCCGGCGGGCATCGAGCTCACCTGGATCGAAGCCGATCTGGCGGAGCCGCTGCCGGCGGCCCGGTGGATCGAGTAGCAGGCTCCCGCCCAGCTGGATGTGCTGATCTACAACGTCGGCGT
This genomic stretch from Cyanobium gracile PCC 6307 harbors:
- a CDS encoding mechanosensitive ion channel domain-containing protein, translating into MDLERLQKLFTAPLLPLGRQSFSLLWVVEVLLLLLAVSLAARWLKRLLAGRVLRWFSLPEGRREAVATLFSMGLAALGYVVVAQGMGLDIGALAVIFGALGVGIGFGLQELTRNLTSGLTLLMEGKLKVGDQIEFGDTSGFIREISIRSTVIRTFQGAEIVVPNSAITNAPVKNLSYLSSDGRVDVEVTVAHGSDPLAVTEVLLEAALAEPTVLADPPPKVLLHGLQGQGMAFELWAWTSAIHASLSLRSSLNYAIEQGLRERRIELAGSRQQIQLLSSRRAGEEDGAGPDWRPLRTSLPDHPCYSSMDDRRLRELVGSGARRLVPAGTVLVRQGEEGRSFHLVLSGAVDAIHETDRVSRKLFTFTAGEFFGELPLLLQVPYPTTMVAAEDTTLFVVPSGSFRALLASRPEFADTVAREVARRSDVLRSYEDCLRQRGLLEDADMGHPLQWFRERLRRVLAGRPAMASVETEAG
- a CDS encoding GGDEF domain-containing protein: MLAPPAPADEQERLSQLRSLGILDTPPEERFDRVTRMARRIFDVPIALVSLVDENRQWFKACFGLEVRETERRISFCGHTILNKEALVIEDTWKDVRFADNPLVTGAPNIRFYAGHPLHTLGGQAVGTLCIIDREPRRFDQDDLAMLSDMAGLVEREIMAVQLAICDELTRISNRCGFLTLGKYSLDLCRRQLFPAMMIFFDLDRFKSINDNYGHAEGDRALKLFAEQMRESFRTSDLFARLGGDEFVALLTNMNLDAIHALISRFDAALQERCTSLGLPYSIDFSYGTVAFEPFKHSCVEDMLMDADRAMYTDKFSKPRCSAGVPSGG